Proteins encoded together in one Cicer arietinum cultivar CDC Frontier isolate Library 1 chromosome 4, Cicar.CDCFrontier_v2.0, whole genome shotgun sequence window:
- the LOC101499888 gene encoding uncharacterized protein — MTRAYSVKGRKRKTKDVVVREEDEDQQIQPKKPFLQSKEPTPTIPEKDNPVGISGDKPKLQNEEPTGTSTITELNELDGIPIAPPVELKNSEKPGVIFILEKASLEIGKVGKTYKLLNSDDHANFLLRDKKNPGDYRPDITHQALLSILDSPLNKAGRLKAVYIKTEKGDLIEVKPYVRLPRTFKRFAGVMVELLQKLSISAAGKREKLLRMVKNPVTKYLPLNSRKVGFSFSSEKLVHMNDYVSTIPSNMDLVFVVGAMAHGKVEVDYIDDYLAISAYPLSAAYCITRICGSLESKWNIL, encoded by the coding sequence ATGACGCGAGCTTATAGTGTGAAGGGGAGGAAGCGAAAAACCAAAGACGTTGTTGTGAGAGAGGAAGATGAAGACCAACAAATCCAACCAAAGAAACCTTTTCTTCAAAGCAAAGAACCAACACCAACAATACCAGAGAAAGACAATCCTGTTGGTATTTCAGGCGATAAACCAAAGCTTCAGAACGAAGAACCAACAGGGACATCAACAATAACTGAATTAAATGAACTCGATGGTATCCCAATTGCTCCTCCAGTTGAGTTAAAAAACAGTGAGAAACCTGGTGTCATTTTCATTCTCGAAAAAGCTTCTTTGGAGATCGGTAAAGTTGGCAAGACTTACAAGCTTTTGAACTCGGATGATCATGCTAATTTCCTCCTCAGAGATAAGAAGAATCCCGGAGATTACAGACCCGACATTACTCATCAGGCACTTCTATCTATTTTAGACAGTCCACTTAATAAAGCTGGAAGGTTGAAAGCTGTATACATAAAGACTGAAAAAGGTGATCTTATAGAGGTTAAGCCCTATGTTCGTCTTCCACGAACATTCAAAAGGTTTGCTGGTGTCATGGTGGAACTGCTTCAAAAATTGAGTATATCTGCTGCTGGCAAGCGTGAGAAACTTCTCAGGATGGTAAAAAACCCCGTAACCAAGTATTTGCCTCTCAACTCGCGAAAAGTTGGTTTTTCTTTTAGTTCAGAGAAGCTTGTGCATATGAATGATTATGTTTCAACAATTCCAAGCAATATGGATCTTGTCTTTGTGGTTGGAGCAATGGCACATGGGAAGGTTGAGGTAGATTACATTGATGACTATCTAGCTATTTCTGCATACCCTTTAAGTGCTGCATATTGTATTACAAGGATTTGTGGTTCCCTTGAGTCAAAGTGGAACATATTGTGA
- the LOC101491567 gene encoding transcriptional activator hap3-like, with amino-acid sequence MEHGSPSSNHSRKAQSSSDTRKEGKNGAGSEEVHMPIANLAKIMRRALPAQVKISDGAKESMQLCVSEFMGIITTEASQRCKVEHRKIVTAEDLIWAMDRLGFEDYTAPLVLYLDNYRKNEAQITAMAIAHGLNKDASSSGSGNDQP; translated from the exons ATGGAGCATGGAAGCCCCTCCTCTAACCATAGCCGTAAGGCACAATCAAGCTCTG ATACTCGGAAGGAAGGGAAGAATGGTGCAGGAAGTGAGGAAGTGCATATGCCAATCGCAAATTTGGCAAAAATCATGAGGCGTGCTCTTCCCGCTCAGGTAAAAATATCTGATGGTGCTAAGGAATCAATGCAATTGTGTGTCTCTGAATTCATGGGCATTATCACTACTGAGGCTAGCCAGCGTTGCAAAGTTGAGCATCGCAAAATTGTTACCGCTGAAGATTTAATTTGGGCTATGGATAGGTTGGGCTTTGAGGACTATACTGCCCCTCTTGTTCTTTACCTTGATAACTATCGTAAAAATGAGGCCCAGATTACTGCCATGGCAATTGCCCATGGGCTTAACAAGGATGCATCCAGCAGTGGCAGTGGCAATGACCAACCTTGA
- the LOC101500439 gene encoding uncharacterized protein C57A10.07: MNNYPFGSQSHKPFSSFSKSDFDLESGTTIKRTRKPKNSPFKMIKNRLHHFFKLHPLTTLFLTLFSFAFTLFVFLSYYNRTQFYPKMDPVLDDYPFSKLKNLVMVAGHSIYTSSSCGKIEKEDSWFLESYQRNPGQAATFVKHIEEGIGIVDRDEFGLLLFSGGETRKDAGPRSEAQSYWAVADFKGWFGKEESVKWRALTEEHARDSFENLLFSVCRFRELTGTYPQNITVVSYDFKEDRFANLHRSAIGFPESRFFYAGTPATSNAKDAALKGEELVRTQFSKDPYGCRGSLYHKKLKRDPFHRSIPYPNGCPEIESLFRYCGPTPYPGALPWA, encoded by the exons ATGAATAATTACCCTTTCGGATCTCAATCCCACAAACCcttctcatcattctctaaATCCGATTTCGACTTAGAATCCGGAACCACAATCAAACGAACAAGAAAACCCAAAAACTCACCTTTCAAAATGATCAAAAACCGTTTACACCACTTTTTCAAACTCCACCCTCTCACTACACTCTTCCTAACACTCTTCTCTTTCGCTTTCACCCTTTTCGTTTTTCTCTCTTATTACAATAGAACCCAATTTTACCCGAAAATGGATCCGGTTTTGGATGATTACCCGTTTTCGAAGCTGAAGAATCTGGTAATGGTTGCTGGACATTCGATTTACACTAGTAGTAGCTGTGGGAAAATTGAGAAAGAGGATTCGTGGTTTTTGGAATCTTATCAGAGGAATCCTGGTCAAGCTGCAACGTTTGTGAAGCATATTGAAGAAGGGATTGGGATTGTTGATAGGGATGAGTTTGGTTTGCTTTTGTTTAGTGGTGGTGAGACCAGGAAAGACGCTGGACCGCGTAGTGAGGCGCAGAGTTATTGGGCTGTTGCTGATTTCAAAGGATGGTTTG GTAAGGAAGAAAGTGTGAAATGGCGAGCACTTACAGAGGAGCATGCACGGGACAGCTTTGAAAATCTTCTATTTAGTGTCTGTCGATTCCGAGAGCTTACTGGAACCTATCCTCAAAATATCACT GTTGTAAGTTATGATTTCAAAGAAGACAGATTTGCAAATCTACATCGATCTGCGATTGGCTTTCCAGAGTCGAGGTTCTTCTATGCCGGCACTCCTGCGACATCCAATGCAAAAGATGCTGCTCTAAAAGGCGAGGAATTGGTGAGAACGCAATTCTCAAAAGATCCATATGGATGTAGAGGTTCGCTTTATCACAAGAAATTAAAGCGCGACCCTTTTCATCGGTCGATTCCATATCCTAATGGATGTCCAGAAATTGAATCTTTGTTCAGATATTGTGGACCAACTCCATATCCTGGTGCACTACCGTGGGCATAG